In Chaetodon trifascialis isolate fChaTrf1 chromosome 23, fChaTrf1.hap1, whole genome shotgun sequence, the following proteins share a genomic window:
- the tec gene encoding tyrosine-protein kinase Tec isoform X2, with protein sequence MSAELLLEETLIKRSQQKKRTSPLNYKERLFVLTKSRLTYYDGRAEKKCRRGSIELSRIRCAEIVKNGGGIIPCQNKYPFQVVYDTNTLYIFAPSHDSRSVWVQSLKEEIKDNPTVLAKFHPQFWQEGSWLCCRQAEKQAPGCLEYNLFGDISRKPLPPIPGEGHKNERRRPPPPIPPATDDDDDDDGDDDDDDDDDEEEEVVVALYDFPGAEPHDLSLVKGGEYVILEKCDLNWYKARNEYGEEGYIPSNYVMEKKYGNLVEFVWYSKQVNRNKAEELLRKEDKEGAFIVRDSSTAGTYTVSLYAKSAAGDGGAAIKHYHIKQTQGSPLQFYLAEKHLFDSIPDLIEYHKHNAAGLVARLRYPVGKQDKSAPSTAGFSYEKWEINPSELTFMKELGSGQYGQVRLGKWRAQHKVAIKAIREGAMYEEDFIEEAKVMMKLSHPKLVQLYGVCSQQKPIYIVTEFMEHGCLLNFLRQRRGSFSLGSLLSICLDVGEGMEHLETNGFIHRDLAARNCLVNDSLVVKVSDFGMARYVLDDQYTSSSGAKFPVKWSPPEVFNFCKYSSKSDVWSYGVLMWEVFTEGRMPFEQSQNHEVVTLVTKGLRLYRPKMATPAIYDIMNLCWHERPEERPSFSQLCTMISNSLEGDTPPPN encoded by the exons AtgagtgcagagctgctgttggagGAGACGCTCATCAAGCGTtcgcagcagaagaagagaacgTCGCCACTGAACTACAAAGAGAGACTGTTTGTCCTCACAAAGAGCAGACTGACATACTACGATGGACGAGCGGAG AAGAAGTGCAGGAGAGGCTCGATCGAGCTGAGCCGCATCAGGTGTGCAGAGATCGTCAAGAATGGAGGAGGAATCATCCCCTGCCAGAACAAATACCCCTTTCAG gtGGTGTACGACACCAACACCCTCTACATATTCGCCCCGAGTCACGACAGCAGGAGTGTGTGGGTCCAGAGCCTCAAAGAGG AGATCAAAGACAACCCGACGGTCCTGGCCAAGTTCCACCCTCAGTTCTGGCAGGAAGGATCGTGGCTCTGCTGTCGCCAGGCGGAAAAACAGGCTCCAGGCTGCTTGGAGTACAACCTCTTTGGAGACA TTTCCAGAAAACCTTTGCCTCCGATTCCTGGAGAGGGACATAAGAACGAGagg CGGCGGCCTCCTCCTCCGATTCCTCCGGctactgatgatgatgacgacgacgatggagatgacgatgacgatgatgatgatgacgaagaggaggaggtggtggtggcgCTGTATGACTTCCCGGGCGCCGAGCCGCACGACCTGAGTCTGGTCAAAGGAGGCGAGTACGTCATCCTGGAGAAGTGTGACTTGAACTGGTACAAGGCGCGAAACGAGTACGG CGAGGAAGGCTACATCCCAAGTAACTACGTGATGGAGAAGAAATATGGAAACCTGGTGGAGTTTGT TTGGTATAGTAAACAAGTAAACAGGAACAAGGCCGAGGAGTTGCTGAGGAAGGAG GACAAAGAAGGAGCCTTCATCGTCAGAGACTCCAGCACTGCAGGGACCTACACAGTGTCTCTGTACGCCAAGTCTGCTGCAGG gGACGGAGGCGCAGCTATAAAACATTACCACATCAAGCAGACACAAGGCTCACCTCTGCAGTTTTACCTGGCTGAGAAACACTTGTTCGACTCCATCCCTGATCTGATCGAGTACCACAAACACAACGCAGCAG gtctGGTTGCCAGGTTGAGGTACCCTGTAGGGAAACAGGACAAGTCTGCTCCGTCCACCGCCGGCTTCAGCTACG AGAAGTGGGAGATCAACCCCAGCGAGCTGACCTTCATGAAGGAGCTGGGCAGCGGTCAGTACGGCCAGGTGAGGCTCGGCAAGTGGAGGGCTCAGCACAAAGTGGCCATCAAGGCCATCAGAGAGGGAGCCATGTACGAGGAAGACTTCATCGAGGAGGCCAAGGTCATGAT GAAACTGTCCCACCCTAAGCTGGTGCAGCTGTACGGGGTTTGCAGCCAGCAGAAGCCCATTTACATCGTCACAGAGTTCATGGAGCACGGCTGCCTGCTGAACTTCCTCAGGCAGCGGAGGGGCAGCTTCAGCCTGGGGTCCTTACTGAGTATCTGCCTGGACGTCGGCGAGGGCATGGAGCACCTGGAGACTAACGGCTTCATCCACAGAGATCTG GCGGCCAGAAACTGTCTGGTCAATGACTCTTTGGTGGTCAAGGTGTCCGACTTCGGCATGGCCAG GTACGTGTTGGACGACCAGTACACCAGCTCATCAGGTGCAAAGTTTCCTGTGAAGTGGTCGCCTCCGGAAGTCTTTAACTTCTGCAAATACAGCAGCAAGTCAGACGTGTGGTCCTACG GTGTGTTGATGTGGGAGGTTTTCACCGAGGGCCGGATGCCGTTTGAACAGAGTCAGAACCACGAGGTTGTTACCTTGGTAACCAAGGGTCTCCGCCTCTACAGGCCCAAAATGGCCACGCCTGCCATCTATGACATCATGAATCTCTGTTGGCACGAG AGACCAGAGGAGCGTCCATCCTTCTCTCAGCTCTGCACGATGATCTCCAACAGCCTGGAGGGTGACACCCCTCCCCCAAACTGA
- the tec gene encoding tyrosine-protein kinase Tec isoform X1, with protein MSAELLLEETLIKRSQQKKRTSPLNYKERLFVLTKSRLTYYDGRAEKKCRRGSIELSRIRCAEIVKNGGGIIPCQNKYPFQVVYDTNTLYIFAPSHDSRSVWVQSLKEEIKDNPTVLAKFHPQFWQEGSWLCCRQAEKQAPGCLEYNLFGDISRKPLPPIPGEGHKNERQRRPPPPIPPATDDDDDDDGDDDDDDDDDEEEEVVVALYDFPGAEPHDLSLVKGGEYVILEKCDLNWYKARNEYGEEGYIPSNYVMEKKYGNLVEFVWYSKQVNRNKAEELLRKEDKEGAFIVRDSSTAGTYTVSLYAKSAAGDGGAAIKHYHIKQTQGSPLQFYLAEKHLFDSIPDLIEYHKHNAAGLVARLRYPVGKQDKSAPSTAGFSYEKWEINPSELTFMKELGSGQYGQVRLGKWRAQHKVAIKAIREGAMYEEDFIEEAKVMMKLSHPKLVQLYGVCSQQKPIYIVTEFMEHGCLLNFLRQRRGSFSLGSLLSICLDVGEGMEHLETNGFIHRDLAARNCLVNDSLVVKVSDFGMARYVLDDQYTSSSGAKFPVKWSPPEVFNFCKYSSKSDVWSYGVLMWEVFTEGRMPFEQSQNHEVVTLVTKGLRLYRPKMATPAIYDIMNLCWHERPEERPSFSQLCTMISNSLEGDTPPPN; from the exons AtgagtgcagagctgctgttggagGAGACGCTCATCAAGCGTtcgcagcagaagaagagaacgTCGCCACTGAACTACAAAGAGAGACTGTTTGTCCTCACAAAGAGCAGACTGACATACTACGATGGACGAGCGGAG AAGAAGTGCAGGAGAGGCTCGATCGAGCTGAGCCGCATCAGGTGTGCAGAGATCGTCAAGAATGGAGGAGGAATCATCCCCTGCCAGAACAAATACCCCTTTCAG gtGGTGTACGACACCAACACCCTCTACATATTCGCCCCGAGTCACGACAGCAGGAGTGTGTGGGTCCAGAGCCTCAAAGAGG AGATCAAAGACAACCCGACGGTCCTGGCCAAGTTCCACCCTCAGTTCTGGCAGGAAGGATCGTGGCTCTGCTGTCGCCAGGCGGAAAAACAGGCTCCAGGCTGCTTGGAGTACAACCTCTTTGGAGACA TTTCCAGAAAACCTTTGCCTCCGATTCCTGGAGAGGGACATAAGAACGAGagg CAGCGGCGGCCTCCTCCTCCGATTCCTCCGGctactgatgatgatgacgacgacgatggagatgacgatgacgatgatgatgatgacgaagaggaggaggtggtggtggcgCTGTATGACTTCCCGGGCGCCGAGCCGCACGACCTGAGTCTGGTCAAAGGAGGCGAGTACGTCATCCTGGAGAAGTGTGACTTGAACTGGTACAAGGCGCGAAACGAGTACGG CGAGGAAGGCTACATCCCAAGTAACTACGTGATGGAGAAGAAATATGGAAACCTGGTGGAGTTTGT TTGGTATAGTAAACAAGTAAACAGGAACAAGGCCGAGGAGTTGCTGAGGAAGGAG GACAAAGAAGGAGCCTTCATCGTCAGAGACTCCAGCACTGCAGGGACCTACACAGTGTCTCTGTACGCCAAGTCTGCTGCAGG gGACGGAGGCGCAGCTATAAAACATTACCACATCAAGCAGACACAAGGCTCACCTCTGCAGTTTTACCTGGCTGAGAAACACTTGTTCGACTCCATCCCTGATCTGATCGAGTACCACAAACACAACGCAGCAG gtctGGTTGCCAGGTTGAGGTACCCTGTAGGGAAACAGGACAAGTCTGCTCCGTCCACCGCCGGCTTCAGCTACG AGAAGTGGGAGATCAACCCCAGCGAGCTGACCTTCATGAAGGAGCTGGGCAGCGGTCAGTACGGCCAGGTGAGGCTCGGCAAGTGGAGGGCTCAGCACAAAGTGGCCATCAAGGCCATCAGAGAGGGAGCCATGTACGAGGAAGACTTCATCGAGGAGGCCAAGGTCATGAT GAAACTGTCCCACCCTAAGCTGGTGCAGCTGTACGGGGTTTGCAGCCAGCAGAAGCCCATTTACATCGTCACAGAGTTCATGGAGCACGGCTGCCTGCTGAACTTCCTCAGGCAGCGGAGGGGCAGCTTCAGCCTGGGGTCCTTACTGAGTATCTGCCTGGACGTCGGCGAGGGCATGGAGCACCTGGAGACTAACGGCTTCATCCACAGAGATCTG GCGGCCAGAAACTGTCTGGTCAATGACTCTTTGGTGGTCAAGGTGTCCGACTTCGGCATGGCCAG GTACGTGTTGGACGACCAGTACACCAGCTCATCAGGTGCAAAGTTTCCTGTGAAGTGGTCGCCTCCGGAAGTCTTTAACTTCTGCAAATACAGCAGCAAGTCAGACGTGTGGTCCTACG GTGTGTTGATGTGGGAGGTTTTCACCGAGGGCCGGATGCCGTTTGAACAGAGTCAGAACCACGAGGTTGTTACCTTGGTAACCAAGGGTCTCCGCCTCTACAGGCCCAAAATGGCCACGCCTGCCATCTATGACATCATGAATCTCTGTTGGCACGAG AGACCAGAGGAGCGTCCATCCTTCTCTCAGCTCTGCACGATGATCTCCAACAGCCTGGAGGGTGACACCCCTCCCCCAAACTGA
- the txk gene encoding tyrosine-protein kinase Tec has protein sequence MIHANHSIHSVFCCCCCAVQTREFSARMELEGNTSLCFQSRRYPGQARRVERSRRKLPLPPPEHEDGDGEGLLSVVAMYDFKAKEDTDLTLKQGEEYIILHKQDQLWWRAQDKHGNKGFIPSNYVTEKNRIEANPWYCKNVTRTEAEQLLRQEDKEGGFVVRESSQKGVYTVSVYTKTLSANGDIRHYQIKISDTGQFFLAEKHTFKSIPDVIHYHEHNAAGLVTRLRYAVGPMGRCTPATSGFSSETWEINPSELTFMKELGSGQFGLVKLGKWRAQQRVAIKAIREGAMYEEDFIEEAKVMMRLCHPKLVQLYGVCLQQRPLLIVAEFMENGCLLNFLRQRGRGLTEAWLLSMCQDVCEGMEYLEAHSFIHRDLAARNCLVNEHNVVKVSDFGMTRYVLDNQYTSSSGAKFPVKWSPPEVLHYSKYSSKSDIWSFGVVMWEIYSDGRTPFENCTNLDVVNDITRGVRLYRPHRASQPLYAIMYRCWHERPDGRPSFSELLEEIRKLAENSD, from the exons ATGATTCACGCAA ATCACTCCATCCACTCggtgttctgctgctgctgctgcgccgTGCAGACCAG GGAGTTCAGCGCCCGCATGGAGCTGGAGGGAAACACCTCCCTGTGTTTCCAGAGCCGGCGATACCCAGGCCAAGCCCGCCgg gtcgAGAGGTCGAGGAGGAagctccccctcccccctcctgagcatgaggatggtgatggtgaGGGGTTGCTAAGTGTTGTCGCCATGTATGACTTCAAAGCGAAGGAGGACACTGACCTCACACTCAAACAG GGGGAAGAGTACATCATCCTCCACAAACAGGACCAGCTGTGGTGGCGAGCGCAGGACAAACACGG GAATAAAGGCTTCATCCCCAGCAACTACGTGACAGAGAAGAACAGGATCGAGGCGAACCC GTGGTACTGCAAGAACGTCACCAGGACAGaagctgagcagctgctgagacaggag GACAAAGAGGGCGGGTTCGTGGTGCGAGAGTCCAGTCAGAAGGGAGTCTACACCGTCTCCGTCTACACCAAAACATTAAG TGCTAACGGGGACATCAGGCATTACCAGATCAAAATAAGTGACACTGGACAGTTTTTCTTGGCTGAGAAACACACCTTCAAGTCCATACCTGATGTCATACACTACCATGAGCACAACGCAGCAG gtctgGTGACCAGGTTGCGGTATGCAGTGGGGCCAATGGGAAGGTGTACACCTGCCACGTCAGGATTCAGCTCAG AGACGTGGGAGATCAACCCCAGCGAGCTGACCTTCATGAAGGAGCTGGGCAGCGGTCAGTTCGGTCTGGTGAAGCTCGGCAAGTGGAGAGCTCAGCAGAGAGTCGCCATCAAGGCCATCAGGGAGGGAGCCATGTACGAGGAGGACTTCATCGAGGAGGCCAAGGTCATGAT GAGGCTTTGCCACCCGAAACTGGTTCAGCTGTACGGCGTTTGCTTGcagcagcgccccctgctgatCGTGGCCGAGTTCATGGAGAACGGCTGCCTGCTGAACTTCCTGCGGCAGAGGGGGCGGGGCCTGACGGAGGCGTGGCTTCTGTCCATGTGCCAGGACGTCTGTGAGGGGATGGAGTACCTGGAGGCGCATAGTTTCATCCACAGAGACCTG GCGGCCAGGAACTGTCTGGTTAATGAGCACAACGTGGTGAAGGTCAGCGACTTTGGGATGACCAG GTACGTTCTAGACAACCAGTACACCAGTTCTAGTGGTGCTAAGTTCCCAGTGAAGTGGTCTCCGCCTGAAGTTCTCCACTACAGCAAATACAGCAGCAAGTCCGACATCTGGTCGTTCG GTGTGGTGATGTGGGAGATCTACTCGGACGGTCGCACTCCGTTTGAAAACTGCACCAACCTGGACGTGGTTAACGACATCACCAGAGGAGTGCGGCTGTACCGGCCGCACCGCGCCTCGCAGCCGCTGTACGCCATCATGTACCGCTGCTGGCACGAG AGGCCTGATGGACGGCCGTCTTTCTCAGAACTGCTGGAGGAAATCAGAAAACTGGCAGAAAATTCAGATTAA